A single genomic interval of Zobellia nedashkovskayae harbors:
- a CDS encoding ABC transporter ATP-binding protein — MKELAHLNKYFKKYWSKLLVGLFITIIARVLQLVMPRFVKESIVVIENFMDGKVEESAAKGLLLEYILIIVGAALLSGFFTFLMRQTIINVSRYIEYDLKNEIFDHYQFLSLNFYKKNRTGDLMNRISEDVNQVRMYSGPALMYGINTITLFACIIPIMFMTAPKLAAYTLIPLPILSVLIYYISKIIHERSTIVQQYLSTLSTFTQEVFSGVSVIKAYALEPSINNDLSTLAIEGKEKSMDLAKVNAWFFPLMVLLIGISNIFVIYIGGKQYINGEIASSGVIAEFVLYVNMLTWPVAIIGWLTSIVQRAEASQKRINEFLNETPDIKNTVLEETPIKGKIEFKNVTFTYEDTEITALNNISFTINEGETVAILGKTGSGKSTILDLIARLYDVTSGEILIDDTPIKELNITSLRKAIGAVPQDAFLFSDSIKNNIKFGKENASDEEVIEAAKNAVVHENIIEFSKGYDTVLGERGITLSGGQKQRVSIARALLKKPEVYLFDDCLSAVDTETEEDILNNLKKASKNRTTLIVSHRVSSAKNADKVLVLSNGKLLQEGNHTDLNSVEGYYKDLYYTQLSEKEN, encoded by the coding sequence ATGAAGGAACTTGCTCACCTAAATAAGTACTTTAAAAAATATTGGTCCAAATTACTAGTTGGACTGTTCATAACCATCATTGCTCGTGTGCTACAATTGGTTATGCCTAGGTTCGTAAAAGAATCGATCGTGGTTATCGAAAATTTCATGGACGGAAAGGTTGAGGAATCAGCCGCAAAAGGGCTCCTTCTAGAGTATATTTTAATTATTGTAGGAGCCGCCCTTTTATCAGGTTTCTTCACTTTTTTAATGCGTCAGACGATAATCAATGTTTCTAGGTATATAGAGTATGACCTTAAAAATGAAATTTTTGACCATTATCAGTTTTTGAGCCTAAACTTTTACAAGAAAAATAGGACTGGTGATCTCATGAACCGCATTAGTGAAGATGTTAACCAGGTGCGCATGTATTCCGGACCTGCCTTAATGTACGGCATCAACACTATAACTTTATTCGCCTGTATCATACCTATTATGTTTATGACGGCACCTAAACTGGCCGCCTACACATTAATACCTTTGCCTATTTTATCGGTTCTTATCTATTATATAAGCAAGATAATTCATGAACGCAGTACTATTGTTCAACAGTATCTTTCCACACTGTCTACCTTTACACAAGAGGTGTTTTCGGGTGTTTCTGTAATTAAGGCCTATGCTCTAGAACCCAGCATAAATAATGACTTAAGCACTTTGGCCATTGAGGGCAAGGAAAAAAGTATGGATTTAGCCAAGGTAAATGCATGGTTTTTCCCCTTAATGGTACTTCTTATTGGTATCAGTAATATTTTTGTTATTTACATAGGTGGAAAGCAATACATAAACGGAGAAATAGCCTCTTCAGGAGTTATTGCTGAATTTGTTCTCTATGTTAATATGCTTACTTGGCCAGTAGCCATTATTGGTTGGTTGACCTCTATTGTGCAACGCGCAGAAGCCTCACAAAAACGTATAAATGAATTCTTGAACGAGACTCCGGATATTAAGAATACTGTATTAGAAGAAACACCGATTAAAGGAAAAATAGAATTCAAAAATGTAACCTTTACCTACGAGGATACAGAAATTACCGCTCTCAATAATATTTCATTTACCATTAATGAAGGAGAAACAGTAGCTATTCTTGGCAAAACCGGTTCAGGAAAATCCACCATATTAGATTTGATTGCACGTTTATACGATGTAACCTCTGGAGAAATATTGATAGATGACACGCCTATAAAAGAATTGAACATTACTAGTTTACGAAAAGCAATAGGAGCTGTACCACAGGATGCTTTCTTGTTCTCAGATTCTATTAAAAACAATATTAAGTTTGGCAAAGAAAATGCTTCTGATGAAGAAGTTATAGAAGCTGCCAAGAATGCCGTGGTACACGAAAATATAATAGAGTTTTCAAAAGGATATGATACTGTTTTAGGTGAGAGGGGAATTACGCTTAGCGGCGGACAAAAACAGCGCGTATCTATTGCGAGGGCATTATTGAAAAAACCAGAAGTATATCTTTTTGACGATTGTTTATCTGCTGTAGACACAGAAACGGAAGAAGACATTTTAAATAACCTGAAAAAAGCCTCTAAAAATCGTACTACACTTATAGTGAGTCACCGGGTATCATCTGCTAAAAATGCAGACAAAGTATTAGTTCTTTCCAATGGAAAACTTCTTCAAGAAGGCAACCACACTGATTTAAACAGTGTTGAAGGGTATTACAAAGATTTATACTACACCCAACTGTCAGAAAAAGAAAACTAA
- a CDS encoding PUR family DNA/RNA-binding protein, which translates to MNEKDSMDQEEIHSKVLRAGRRTYFFDVRSTKAGDYYLTITESKKFTHDDGSFHYKKHKIYLYKEDFEAFKENVEEMMNFIIEEKGSEVISERHQKDFKKEEEVNVTEELKSTETESFTDVSFDDI; encoded by the coding sequence ATGAACGAAAAAGATTCAATGGACCAGGAGGAAATTCATTCCAAAGTTTTACGGGCGGGTAGACGCACGTATTTCTTTGATGTACGAAGTACGAAGGCAGGCGATTATTATTTAACCATCACAGAAAGTAAAAAATTCACTCATGATGATGGTTCTTTTCATTATAAGAAACACAAGATTTATTTATATAAAGAAGATTTTGAGGCTTTCAAGGAAAATGTAGAAGAAATGATGAATTTCATTATTGAAGAAAAAGGCTCTGAAGTTATCTCTGAACGTCACCAAAAAGATTTCAAAAAAGAAGAGGAAGTAAATGTTACTGAAGAATTAAAATCTACAGAAACAGAAAGCTTTACCGATGTTAGTTTTGACGATATCTAA
- a CDS encoding lysophospholipid acyltransferase family protein encodes MKNIGYRLLKKWIKTGLYFYYGKIQVSGLENVPKDKPVLFLPNHQSALLDVLLIGVNCNRKPFFLTRSDVFTKPTLKKFFAYLRMIPIYRIRDGREALKNNQAVFDQCAEIFGNGHAILMFPEANHNIKRRVRPLSKGFTRILFNAVERLPDTEIHIVPVGLNYKSNSGFPDRMAIYFDKSIVVNTMYDVNDVQGSVNRVKGMVSDRLKTLTTHIADEKQYDNISGQLNALDVDFLNPFETNKVIESIDPSKSVNPVKKKKGFFGILGNAVFTLLNFPLLILWRKWARPKVWEPEFMGTLRFGFALLAYPVYYALLFTVIALFWNGIVGLGAIVFLFLYNWLYVRTK; translated from the coding sequence TTGAAAAATATAGGCTACCGATTATTAAAAAAGTGGATAAAGACCGGATTGTATTTTTACTATGGTAAAATTCAAGTTTCAGGGCTAGAGAATGTGCCAAAAGACAAACCTGTACTCTTTTTACCCAATCACCAAAGTGCGCTGTTAGACGTACTTTTAATTGGGGTAAACTGCAACCGTAAACCGTTCTTTTTAACACGATCAGATGTTTTTACAAAACCTACACTAAAAAAGTTTTTCGCCTACCTGCGGATGATTCCCATTTATAGGATTAGAGATGGTAGGGAAGCTTTGAAAAATAACCAAGCTGTATTTGATCAATGTGCTGAAATTTTCGGAAATGGACACGCAATCCTTATGTTCCCAGAAGCGAATCATAATATTAAGCGTCGCGTAAGACCTTTAAGCAAAGGGTTTACCCGCATTTTATTTAATGCTGTAGAAAGATTGCCAGATACGGAGATTCATATTGTTCCAGTAGGACTTAATTACAAAAGCAATTCTGGTTTTCCGGATAGGATGGCTATTTATTTTGATAAAAGTATTGTGGTAAATACCATGTACGATGTTAACGATGTTCAAGGTTCGGTGAATAGGGTAAAGGGAATGGTGTCTGACAGACTTAAAACACTAACTACGCACATTGCAGATGAGAAGCAATATGATAATATTTCAGGGCAATTAAATGCTTTAGATGTTGATTTTCTGAATCCTTTTGAGACCAATAAAGTTATTGAGAGCATTGACCCTTCAAAGTCTGTAAATCCTGTCAAAAAGAAAAAGGGGTTTTTTGGGATTTTGGGCAATGCCGTTTTTACGTTGTTAAATTTTCCTTTACTTATTTTGTGGCGTAAATGGGCTAGACCCAAGGTTTGGGAGCCAGAATTTATGGGAACCCTGCGGTTTGGGTTTGCCCTGTTGGCTTATCCGGTCTACTATGCGCTATTGTTTACGGTAATAGCTTTGTTCTGGAATGGAATTGTAGGTTTAGGAGCTATTGTATTCTTGTTTTTGTATAATTGGTTATACGTGCGAACCAAGTAA
- a CDS encoding bile acid:sodium symporter family protein encodes MTENLLDNVSLNFDAQAQWVLNISLAFVMFGIALEISISDFKGLLKKPKPIFTGLFSQFILLPLLTFLLVLIINPIPSIALGMIMVAACPGGNVSNFISHLAGGNTALSVSLTAAATLLAVVMTPLNLQFWGNLYVPTQQILTKVALSPWQMIQLVSLLLGLPLALGIWVNHLRPNFAKKLGKVLKVVSLVFFILLVFLALYNNRAVFYDYIWYVFWIVVLHNILAFLTGFSFAKLMGLSKRNIRSVTIETGIQNSGLGLILIFSFFDGLGGMALLAAFWGIWHLVSGLLLAAFWGYKPIKTETLT; translated from the coding sequence TTGACCGAAAACTTACTAGATAACGTATCTCTTAATTTTGACGCCCAAGCACAATGGGTATTGAATATTTCACTAGCGTTCGTAATGTTCGGTATTGCTTTGGAAATTTCTATATCAGATTTTAAGGGACTTCTTAAAAAACCAAAGCCAATATTTACAGGTCTCTTTAGTCAGTTTATTTTACTTCCGCTATTAACTTTTCTTCTAGTATTGATAATCAATCCTATACCTAGTATTGCCTTGGGAATGATAATGGTGGCAGCTTGCCCAGGAGGTAATGTTTCTAATTTTATATCTCATTTGGCGGGAGGCAACACTGCCTTGTCTGTTAGTCTTACAGCGGCCGCTACTTTATTGGCGGTTGTAATGACTCCTTTAAATCTTCAATTTTGGGGTAATTTATATGTACCTACGCAACAGATTTTGACAAAAGTAGCATTATCGCCATGGCAAATGATTCAACTAGTTTCGCTGTTATTAGGGTTGCCGTTGGCTTTAGGTATTTGGGTAAATCATCTCAGGCCCAACTTTGCAAAAAAATTAGGCAAAGTTCTTAAAGTAGTTTCATTGGTCTTTTTTATACTATTGGTATTTTTGGCGCTGTATAATAACCGAGCAGTATTTTACGATTACATATGGTATGTATTCTGGATTGTGGTTTTGCATAATATTTTGGCTTTTCTAACGGGGTTCTCGTTTGCTAAACTTATGGGGCTATCAAAAAGAAATATACGTTCGGTAACCATAGAAACGGGCATTCAGAATTCAGGACTAGGCTTAATTTTGATTTTTTCCTTTTTTGATGGCCTTGGCGGTATGGCGCTGTTGGCCGCTTTCTGGGGAATTTGGCATCTAGTCTCAGGTCTTTTGCTCGCTGCATTTTGGGGTTATAAACCAATTAAAACAGAAACACTTACTTGA
- a CDS encoding tRNA-binding protein translates to MDDTINWQDFAKIDMRVGTVIKVDDFPEARNPAYQLHIDFGEEIGVKKTSAQVTTLYTKKQLLDTQVVAVVNFPKKQIANFMSECLILGAVNGKDVELLQPKATVANGLKIS, encoded by the coding sequence ATGGACGATACGATAAATTGGCAGGACTTTGCAAAGATAGATATGCGGGTCGGAACGGTTATTAAAGTAGATGATTTTCCCGAGGCTCGGAATCCTGCATATCAACTTCATATAGATTTTGGAGAAGAAATAGGAGTAAAGAAAACATCTGCACAAGTCACTACGCTATATACTAAGAAACAACTTTTAGATACTCAGGTGGTTGCCGTAGTAAATTTCCCTAAAAAGCAAATTGCAAACTTCATGAGTGAATGTCTTATATTGGGCGCCGTTAATGGCAAGGATGTAGAGCTTTTACAACCGAAAGCTACAGTTGCCAACGGACTGAAAATATCGTAA
- a CDS encoding thioredoxin family protein, with product MSRTPSNMLPLGTLAPDFNLLNTQNGEQASLTNLKGQKGTVIAFICNHCPFVKHINQEFAKLARDYQPKEIGFVAISSNDVENYPQDSPHLMKQVALEEGYTFPYLYDKTQQVGKDYDAACTPDFYLFGADLKLVYRGQLDDSRPENGIPVTGKDLRNAIDALLENRPISELQKPSIGCNIKWKK from the coding sequence ATGTCAAGAACTCCTAGTAATATGCTTCCGTTAGGAACATTAGCCCCAGATTTTAATTTATTGAATACCCAGAACGGAGAGCAAGCATCTCTTACTAATCTGAAAGGCCAAAAAGGAACTGTTATAGCCTTTATATGTAACCACTGCCCCTTTGTTAAGCATATTAACCAAGAATTTGCAAAATTGGCAAGAGATTATCAACCTAAAGAAATAGGTTTTGTTGCTATTTCCAGCAACGATGTTGAAAATTACCCACAAGATTCTCCGCATCTAATGAAACAAGTAGCCTTGGAAGAAGGTTATACTTTCCCTTATCTATATGATAAGACACAGCAAGTTGGTAAAGATTATGATGCTGCCTGCACACCTGATTTCTATTTATTTGGTGCTGATTTAAAATTAGTATACCGCGGTCAGTTAGATGATTCCCGACCAGAAAATGGCATTCCCGTAACCGGAAAAGATTTAAGAAATGCCATTGACGCCTTACTTGAAAATAGGCCGATAAGTGAGCTACAAAAGCCTAGTATTGGTTGCAACATCAAATGGAAAAAGTAA
- a CDS encoding YfiT family bacillithiol transferase, producing MEKIDLEQLKYPIGKFEKPEQITHDQIQEWIHILEMIPEELEGMVKDLTEEQLETPYRPGGWTIRQTVHHIADSHHNSYLRFKWALTEDNPIIKAYDEKAWAELFDTKTAPIQLSLDHLKAVHGKLVYLLKGLSSLQLKKTFIHPHNNTEVSLDENIGTYAWHGRHHFAQIFNLIERKGW from the coding sequence ATGGAAAAAATAGATTTAGAGCAGTTAAAATACCCGATAGGAAAATTTGAAAAACCAGAACAGATAACTCATGACCAAATTCAGGAATGGATTCATATTTTGGAAATGATTCCCGAAGAACTGGAGGGTATGGTTAAGGATTTAACAGAGGAACAACTAGAAACCCCTTACAGGCCTGGTGGGTGGACAATAAGGCAAACGGTGCATCATATTGCAGATAGTCACCATAATAGTTATTTACGATTTAAATGGGCGCTTACTGAGGATAACCCAATTATAAAAGCCTATGATGAAAAGGCTTGGGCAGAACTTTTTGATACGAAGACCGCACCTATTCAATTATCACTGGATCATTTAAAAGCGGTTCATGGTAAATTAGTCTATTTATTAAAAGGACTTTCTAGTCTTCAACTTAAAAAGACTTTTATTCATCCTCACAATAATACGGAAGTGTCATTAGATGAGAATATAGGAACTTATGCGTGGCATGGAAGACATCACTTTGCTCAAATTTTTAATTTAATCGAGAGAAAGGGCTGGTAG
- a CDS encoding peroxiredoxin, with product MATIRLGDKAPNFTADSSIGKINLYDYLGDSWGILFSHPADFTPVCTTELGTAAQFKGEFDKRNVKMIALSVDGAASHLEWIKDINEVQKTNVEFPIIADEDRKVSDLYDMIHPKADSTLTVRSVFIIAPDRTVKLMLTYPASTGRNFYELLRVIDSLQLTANHKVATPANWKNGEDVVVSPAIPTEEAKKMFTKGVKEVKPYLRMTPDPTL from the coding sequence ATGGCAACAATACGATTGGGCGATAAGGCCCCTAATTTTACAGCAGACAGTTCTATTGGAAAAATTAACCTTTATGACTATTTAGGAGATAGTTGGGGGATACTTTTTTCTCATCCTGCAGATTTCACCCCAGTTTGTACCACAGAGTTAGGTACAGCTGCACAATTTAAGGGCGAATTTGACAAACGCAATGTAAAAATGATAGCCTTAAGTGTAGATGGTGCCGCATCTCACCTTGAGTGGATAAAAGATATTAATGAGGTTCAAAAGACCAATGTAGAGTTTCCTATTATAGCAGATGAGGACAGGAAAGTTTCTGACTTGTATGATATGATTCATCCAAAAGCAGACAGTACGTTAACAGTCCGTTCCGTATTTATAATAGCACCAGATAGAACAGTAAAATTAATGCTGACTTACCCAGCTTCTACTGGTCGTAATTTTTATGAATTATTACGTGTTATAGACTCTTTGCAACTTACGGCTAATCACAAAGTAGCAACACCTGCCAACTGGAAAAATGGCGAAGATGTTGTTGTAAGTCCAGCAATTCCTACAGAAGAAGCAAAAAAAATGTTCACTAAAGGTGTTAAAGAGGTAAAACCTTATTTGCGCATGACACCAGACCCAACATTGTAA
- a CDS encoding cold-shock protein, with protein MSKGTVKFFNDSKGYGFITEDGSSEDHFVHISGLIDEIREGDVVEFELQQGKKGLNAVNVKVVD; from the coding sequence ATGAGTAAAGGAACAGTAAAATTCTTCAATGATTCCAAAGGTTACGGTTTTATCACTGAAGATGGTTCAAGCGAAGATCACTTTGTACACATTTCTGGTTTAATCGATGAAATTCGTGAAGGTGACGTTGTAGAATTTGAGCTACAACAAGGTAAAAAAGGATTGAACGCGGTAAATGTGAAAGTAGTTGACTAA
- a CDS encoding peptidylprolyl isomerase — protein sequence MQDGIYAKFNTDKGEILVKLTHDKTPGTVGNFVALAEGKQDNSAKAAGEPYYDGLKFHRVIPDFMVQGGCPQGTGSGDAGYKFDDEFHPDLNHSEPGVLSMANAGPGTNGSQFFITHVPTPWLDNKHTVFGKVESGQDVVDAIAQGDKINSVEIVRVGDEAQKWDALASFAKFKSSKEERLAEEKAKQSAELDKIAAGFDETESGLRYKMIQKGSGAQAEKGQTVSVHYEGSLLNGQVFDSSYKRNEPIDFQLGVGQVIPGWDEGIQLLKVGDKARLVIPSSLGYGSAGAGGVIPPNATLLFDVELMGVK from the coding sequence ATGCAAGACGGAATCTACGCAAAATTCAATACGGATAAAGGTGAGATATTAGTAAAACTAACTCATGATAAAACTCCGGGTACGGTAGGTAACTTTGTTGCCCTTGCCGAAGGAAAACAAGATAATTCTGCAAAAGCTGCAGGTGAGCCATATTATGATGGATTAAAATTCCACAGGGTAATCCCCGATTTTATGGTACAAGGTGGATGTCCACAAGGTACTGGTAGCGGTGATGCCGGTTATAAGTTTGATGATGAATTTCACCCAGACCTTAACCATTCGGAGCCAGGTGTACTTTCTATGGCTAATGCCGGTCCTGGTACTAACGGTAGCCAGTTCTTTATTACTCATGTACCAACACCATGGTTAGATAACAAGCATACTGTTTTTGGTAAGGTTGAAAGCGGTCAAGATGTGGTAGATGCAATCGCTCAAGGCGATAAAATAAACAGTGTTGAAATCGTTCGTGTAGGTGATGAAGCTCAGAAATGGGATGCTCTTGCGAGTTTTGCCAAGTTTAAGAGTTCTAAAGAAGAACGTTTAGCTGAAGAAAAGGCCAAGCAATCTGCAGAATTAGATAAAATAGCTGCTGGCTTTGATGAGACTGAAAGTGGATTGAGATATAAGATGATTCAAAAAGGAAGTGGTGCACAGGCTGAAAAAGGTCAAACTGTATCAGTTCATTATGAAGGTTCTTTATTGAACGGTCAGGTTTTTGATTCTTCTTATAAACGCAATGAACCAATAGATTTTCAATTAGGAGTTGGTCAAGTAATACCAGGTTGGGATGAAGGTATTCAACTTTTAAAAGTAGGAGATAAAGCCAGATTGGTGATACCTTCTAGCTTAGGATACGGTAGCGCAGGTGCTGGTGGTGTTATACCTCCAAATGCTACATTATTGTTTGATGTTGAATTAATGGGTGTTAAATAA
- a CDS encoding M28 family peptidase, giving the protein MKKIILFLLCIGLSVNGYTQNEDEKQLKEIYNQALTDGKAYDWLNYLSNQIGGRLSGSLQAQEAVEYTKAQLDSLGLDRVWLQPVKVPKWVRGTPEFAYFETSPGLSTNVPICALGGSVATPLQGIKAGVVEVQGIEDLQKLGKAKIEGNIVFYNRPMDPTVISTFASYSGCVDQRYSGAEEAAKYGAVGIIVRSMNLRLDDYPHTGSMSYGDTPVSKRIPAAAISTKGAELLSTTLKLNTEIQFYFKQNCKQFNDVDSFNVIGEIKGSEFPNEIMVVGGHLDSWDLGDGSHDDGAGCVQSMDVLRLLKATGYKPKRTIRAVLFMNEENGLRGGNKYAEVASGKKEKHVFALESDAGGFTPRGFSFDCSDENLKQVHSWKSLFEPYYIHLFEKGYSGADIRPLKSDDMVLAGLRPDSQRYFVHHHAENDTFEHVNERELELGAATMASLVYLFDKYGIVK; this is encoded by the coding sequence ATGAAGAAAATAATCCTTTTCCTACTATGTATAGGTCTTAGTGTAAATGGCTATACCCAAAACGAAGATGAGAAACAGTTAAAAGAAATATATAATCAAGCACTTACTGATGGTAAGGCGTATGACTGGCTTAATTATCTTTCTAATCAAATAGGGGGTAGGTTATCTGGTAGCCTTCAAGCACAAGAAGCGGTAGAATATACTAAGGCTCAGTTAGATTCTTTGGGTCTTGACCGTGTTTGGCTTCAGCCGGTAAAAGTACCTAAATGGGTTCGTGGCACACCGGAATTCGCTTATTTTGAAACCAGCCCAGGTCTTTCAACCAATGTGCCTATCTGTGCACTTGGTGGGTCTGTAGCAACGCCTCTACAAGGAATTAAGGCAGGTGTTGTTGAGGTGCAAGGTATTGAAGATTTACAAAAGTTAGGTAAGGCTAAGATAGAAGGTAACATCGTTTTTTATAATAGGCCAATGGATCCTACTGTAATTAGCACTTTTGCTTCCTATTCAGGTTGTGTAGATCAACGTTATTCAGGAGCAGAGGAGGCGGCAAAATACGGAGCGGTTGGGATAATTGTTAGGTCTATGAATTTGCGATTAGATGATTATCCGCATACAGGGTCTATGAGTTATGGAGATACACCGGTGTCAAAAAGAATCCCTGCGGCAGCTATAAGTACTAAGGGAGCGGAATTGTTGAGCACTACTTTAAAGTTAAACACAGAGATTCAGTTTTATTTTAAACAGAATTGTAAGCAGTTTAATGATGTTGATTCTTTTAACGTTATTGGTGAAATAAAGGGAAGTGAGTTTCCAAACGAAATAATGGTAGTAGGGGGTCATTTAGATTCTTGGGATTTAGGAGATGGGTCTCATGATGATGGTGCCGGTTGTGTGCAAAGTATGGATGTACTTCGCCTTTTGAAAGCCACAGGGTATAAGCCAAAAAGAACCATTCGTGCTGTGTTGTTTATGAATGAGGAAAATGGACTAAGAGGAGGCAATAAGTATGCAGAGGTAGCCAGTGGAAAAAAGGAAAAGCACGTTTTTGCTTTGGAAAGTGATGCTGGTGGTTTTACACCACGCGGATTTTCTTTTGACTGTTCGGATGAAAATCTGAAACAAGTTCATAGTTGGAAAAGCCTTTTTGAACCCTATTATATTCATCTTTTTGAAAAAGGATATAGCGGTGCAGACATTAGACCATTAAAAAGTGATGACATGGTGTTGGCAGGTCTTAGACCTGATTCACAACGTTATTTTGTGCACCATCATGCAGAAAACGATACGTTTGAACATGTTAATGAGCGTGAGTTGGAACTTGGGGCTGCTACCATGGCTAGTTTAGTTTACTTGTTCGATAAATATGGTATTGTAAAGTAG
- a CDS encoding PPK2 family polyphosphate kinase encodes MYGKKTTSFRVDKSIELSKCATREDFGVSDKKLKKDLESIREELGDFQDTLYAHSKYSVLICLQGMDSAGKDSLIREVFKDFNARGVVVHSFKVPTKLELGHDFLWRHYIALPAKGKFGVFNRTHYENVLVTRVHPEYILGEHIPGIHSVSDIDQKFWNKRFEQINNFERHIAESGTIVFKFFLHLSKEEQRLRLLRRLELKRKNWKFSPADLEERKLWDTYQKFYEEAINETSKPHAPWYVVPADNKKEARVIVASVLLEELKKYKDIKEPELDDKIKANLAKYKEQLEKEV; translated from the coding sequence ATGTATGGAAAAAAAACAACCTCATTTAGGGTCGATAAGAGCATTGAGTTGTCAAAATGTGCTACTAGAGAAGATTTTGGCGTTAGTGATAAAAAACTAAAAAAGGACTTAGAATCCATCCGTGAGGAGCTGGGTGATTTTCAAGATACGCTCTACGCTCACTCAAAGTATAGTGTGTTAATTTGCCTTCAGGGTATGGATAGCGCTGGAAAAGACAGTTTAATTCGTGAAGTTTTTAAAGATTTTAATGCACGTGGTGTTGTGGTGCATAGTTTTAAGGTCCCAACCAAATTGGAGTTAGGTCATGATTTTCTATGGAGACACTACATAGCTTTACCAGCAAAAGGAAAGTTTGGGGTATTCAATAGAACTCATTATGAGAATGTTTTGGTAACCCGTGTTCATCCAGAATATATACTAGGAGAACATATTCCCGGTATTCATTCGGTATCGGATATTGACCAGAAATTTTGGAACAAACGTTTTGAGCAGATAAATAACTTTGAGCGGCATATTGCTGAAAGTGGTACAATCGTATTCAAGTTTTTTCTTCACCTTTCAAAAGAAGAGCAAAGGTTAAGGTTGCTTAGAAGGTTGGAGTTGAAACGTAAGAATTGGAAATTCTCTCCAGCAGACCTTGAAGAACGAAAGTTGTGGGATACGTATCAGAAATTTTATGAAGAAGCTATTAACGAGACTTCAAAACCACACGCTCCATGGTACGTTGTTCCGGCAGATAATAAAAAGGAGGCACGAGTAATTGTGGCTTCCGTCTTACTGGAAGAACTAAAAAAATATAAGGATATTAAGGAGCCGGAGCTTGATGATAAAATTAAGGCCAACTTGGCAAAATATAAAGAACAATTAGAAAAAGAAGTTTAA